The genomic interval AAAGCGGTGAACCATATATTTGGATAATGTAACACCATAATCCCTTTGTAAAATAGCTCGCACACGAGGTGTTCCATAGGTTGACTTCATGCTTGATATTGATCGAATATTAGCCTTAGCCGCATCTGACAGGTATTTTTTTACAATTTTCTTTCTCTTGGGATAAGGCCTGGCTTGGTAATAGATGCTAGATTTGGCAACTCCCAATATTTTGATGATTCGGTTGATACTTAATCCGAATTCCCTGGATAGCGATTCAACTGCCGGTTTCGTAGTTGATCCATCTCCAGCTTTTTTTTAGAACCTTAATATCAAGTGTGGCCTCTCCCAGAGCCCTCTTAAGTTCATCATTTTCTCTTCGCAAGACCTCTAACTCCGTTTTAGAGTGTAGCTGGCCATCATTTTTTATACTCATAACTGCTCCTGATTTTGCATCCTTACGCCATTTATATAGCTGGCTTGATATTAGACCGTGTCGACGACAAAACTCGGGACAAGACAAGCCAGATAAATCCCATTCTTCCACTAAGTAAGCCTTTTGTTGCGAGGTAAGCAATTTTCTTCCTGATGAACTTAGGCGTGCATTCTTAATCATCTCTGATACCATTTCTGTTTCTCGTTTGAGGCTACAAACTGGTCCAATGATTCAAACGGTTAGGAACAACGTTCGTAGTATAGCTTCTCTCTTATCCTGGATCATGTTATCAATACATTGACGAAAAATCCTTATTTAGTTTAGCATAACAAATATCCAGGACTTATAAGATACAACTTGTAAGTGCTTTTTTATTTGATACACAATTTGATAAACAAGTATTAAGTGACTTTTTAGAATGGAAAGATGTCTGTCTACGAATACAATTATAGGATTTGAAGAAATACCAAAATTTTTAAACAGACTCTTAGTGGTTTTTAAACTACTTAAAGGGCAAAGATAAGTTTTTGAAGCAACCTTAGATTAACCTTTTAAACGTAACCCTCTGTAAACCGATTTATCAGACAATAATATCCTTTAATAGCTGATATAATAAAATTTCAAGAACTCATGCTGGTTTTATTTATGAAGTCCAGAAATGCTGCATGACCAAATTACCACTGCTGATTACTCCAATGTCAGACTTCGGCATTGAAAATATTGATGTCAGCTGACGTTTTAATAATTTAATCCGGATTGGTAAATCTTATTTGAATTGCGTTTTTAATTTCTGAAAAGTCATCTGCAGATAGAATTTCTTTTGTCATCAAATTAATATCATTCAAAAATGGTAAAA from Dyadobacter sp. NIV53 carries:
- the tnpA gene encoding IS66 family insertion sequence element accessory protein TnpA, translating into MVSEMIKNARLSSSGRKLLTSQQKAYLVEEWDLSGLSCPEFCRRHGLISSQLYKWRKDAKSGAVMSIKNDGQLHSKTELEVLRRENDELKRALGEATLDIKVLKKSWRWINYETGS